In Halorhabdus rudnickae, the following proteins share a genomic window:
- a CDS encoding DUF3592 domain-containing protein — protein sequence MQFTVRETQITVTPLILLAIALGGGVAGYAGYDYIQQSNAVDDAIAVETTVTDTEISKSAGQGISYRVSVRHTYQYRGAEYTSEQVFPGSISPMYFARSDAERVIEPYEANETTTAYVDPSSPSVAFLERETTLAPFTFVGFGGLVVVLTMLHAAGAPNPGQNTELRPEREFEPTRDETLFGINRDTVNRLSKRFMIIAPVVLILSLIAMVAFLYTAESSSMQASLTDPIVLTVLTAFVAGIALVGALVLYGFWSFTEYRRLRERIPEPRPPSPLRHPSRLVTILYTNDELDTYGRRVKLTGFAFTVAVFLLGVFVSIFVTAA from the coding sequence ATGCAGTTCACCGTCCGTGAGACCCAGATCACGGTTACCCCGCTGATCCTGCTTGCGATCGCTCTCGGAGGTGGCGTGGCAGGCTACGCCGGATACGATTATATCCAGCAATCGAACGCTGTTGACGATGCCATTGCCGTCGAAACGACCGTTACCGACACAGAAATCAGTAAGTCCGCTGGCCAGGGAATCTCCTATCGCGTCAGTGTCAGGCACACCTACCAATATCGAGGTGCCGAGTATACGAGCGAACAGGTGTTCCCGGGATCGATCAGCCCGATGTACTTCGCTCGGAGTGACGCCGAACGCGTCATCGAACCATACGAAGCCAATGAAACGACGACTGCTTACGTCGATCCCAGCTCCCCGAGTGTTGCTTTTCTCGAGCGGGAGACGACGCTCGCTCCGTTCACGTTCGTGGGCTTCGGTGGTCTCGTGGTCGTTTTGACAATGCTTCATGCCGCCGGTGCGCCCAATCCCGGCCAGAACACGGAGTTGCGCCCGGAACGCGAATTCGAGCCGACGCGGGACGAGACGCTATTCGGGATCAACCGTGACACCGTCAACCGACTCAGCAAGCGCTTCATGATTATTGCACCGGTGGTGCTCATTCTTTCGCTGATCGCGATGGTAGCGTTCCTCTACACAGCGGAGTCGTCGTCGATGCAAGCTAGTTTGACGGACCCGATCGTGCTCACGGTGCTGACGGCATTCGTCGCTGGGATCGCGTTGGTCGGTGCACTCGTGCTTTATGGATTCTGGTCGTTCACCGAGTACCGTCGACTCCGTGAGCGGATCCCGGAGCCGCGGCCGCCGAGTCCGCTCCGACATCCGTCACGACTCGTCACGATCCTCTACACTAACGACGAACTGGACACCTACGGTCGACGGGTGAAACTGACTGGCTTCGCGTTTACCGTGGCCGTATTCCTTCTCGGGGTGTTCGTCTCTATCTTCGTCACAGCAGCATGA
- a CDS encoding bacterio-opsin activator domain-containing protein, which produces MDDGFEHAPIGILEVTPEGVVLGGNAAAGSVLGMDPDAIAGEPIDAFFPISVESRVPRAFETPPDAELSFEEYYPDLERWLAVDIVPSDGTVYVYLRDETDDHQRDQQLESLRSDLRRLTIGNELIADVLGDLVEASTREEIAETICRQLGETDIYEFAWVGERAVGSEEITLRAAAGTTGRTLDRIEDALDSDVALPELRAIERGEPTIVQSLSEEESVPEAIRRAAFADGLGSLLAVPLTYGSSVYGVVGVYAADCKAFSERERESFGTVGEMAGFAINATRNRSLLSADRVVELTLRLSDPAAPFVATGAETDTRIDMKGVIPQGKELLCYVDAETGEQSPDEIAATLADHQAIVETRTVAEYDGGGSIEVRQRAETPLGQLLSQGGIVRSATFGPDEDRVVIELPPSEDVRRIADAITRQYDAEVLAKRERKRDERTTGEVRDELTDRLTDRQQEALRTAFYADYFESPRESSAAEVADALGITGPTLLHHLRAGQRKLLAELFEATVRRVDPGRSSDGA; this is translated from the coding sequence ATGGACGACGGGTTCGAGCACGCACCGATCGGCATTCTCGAAGTGACTCCGGAAGGGGTTGTTCTCGGCGGTAACGCCGCCGCTGGGAGCGTTCTCGGGATGGATCCTGACGCCATCGCTGGCGAGCCGATCGACGCCTTCTTTCCAATATCTGTCGAGAGTCGCGTTCCCCGGGCGTTCGAGACTCCACCGGACGCGGAGCTGTCTTTCGAGGAGTACTATCCCGACCTGGAACGGTGGCTCGCGGTCGATATTGTCCCCTCTGACGGGACTGTTTACGTCTACCTTCGGGACGAAACCGACGACCACCAGCGCGACCAGCAACTGGAATCGCTTCGATCTGACCTCCGCCGGCTGACGATCGGAAACGAACTCATCGCGGACGTACTCGGCGACCTCGTTGAGGCTTCAACGCGGGAGGAAATCGCGGAAACCATTTGCCGACAACTGGGCGAAACCGACATCTACGAGTTCGCCTGGGTCGGCGAGCGCGCGGTGGGGTCCGAAGAGATCACTCTTCGGGCCGCCGCCGGGACGACCGGGCGGACGCTCGACCGGATCGAAGACGCGCTCGACAGCGACGTGGCCCTGCCCGAACTGCGTGCGATCGAGCGTGGCGAGCCGACGATTGTGCAGTCACTCAGTGAGGAAGAATCCGTCCCCGAAGCAATCCGTCGGGCGGCCTTCGCCGACGGACTGGGGTCGTTGCTTGCCGTCCCGCTGACCTACGGGTCGAGTGTCTACGGCGTCGTCGGCGTCTATGCAGCCGATTGCAAGGCCTTCTCCGAGCGCGAACGAGAGAGTTTCGGCACCGTCGGGGAGATGGCCGGGTTCGCCATCAACGCGACTCGCAACCGCTCGTTACTGTCTGCCGATCGGGTTGTCGAACTCACGCTCCGGCTGTCCGATCCCGCCGCGCCGTTCGTCGCGACGGGAGCCGAAACCGACACTCGAATTGACATGAAAGGCGTGATTCCGCAGGGTAAAGAGCTTCTCTGTTACGTCGACGCTGAAACTGGCGAGCAGTCTCCGGACGAGATTGCAGCCACGCTTGCGGACCACCAGGCGATAGTCGAGACGCGAACGGTTGCCGAGTACGACGGCGGCGGGTCGATCGAAGTCCGTCAGCGTGCCGAAACGCCACTCGGGCAACTCCTCAGTCAGGGCGGGATAGTTCGATCGGCCACGTTCGGTCCAGACGAGGATCGGGTCGTCATCGAACTGCCGCCCTCAGAGGACGTCCGCCGGATCGCTGATGCGATCACACGCCAGTACGACGCCGAAGTGCTCGCGAAGCGCGAACGAAAGCGGGACGAGCGCACGACTGGAGAAGTCCGGGACGAGCTGACCGACCGGCTGACCGACCGACAGCAAGAGGCCCTTCGAACAGCCTTCTACGCTGATTACTTCGAATCGCCACGAGAGAGTTCTGCAGCGGAGGTCGCCGACGCCCTGGGGATCACCGGCCCAACGCTGCTTCACCACCTCCGGGCCGGACAGCGAAAGCTCCTGGCAGAACTCTTCGAGGCGACGGTTCGACGGGTCGATCCGGGCCGGTCGTCGGACGGCGCCTGA
- a CDS encoding AIM24 family protein yields the protein MNVDEFTTEHAPTETDDAFGLENRYTLDIAVDGSLLAKAGSMIAYTGDLSFTGQASPEGGITGFIKEAATGEGTPIMRVEGSGNLYLADQEKEVQILRLGDGESITVNGEDVLAFESGLSYEITEIDSLAGAFAGGFTNVALEGPGHVALTTHGDPVVMEPPVTTDPGATVAWSATTPDVEVNTNVSDMIGQESGERFQMEFADPGGFVVVQPYEEHA from the coding sequence ATGAACGTAGACGAATTCACCACCGAACACGCACCGACGGAGACCGACGACGCGTTCGGTCTGGAGAACAGATACACGCTCGACATCGCAGTTGACGGGTCGTTGCTGGCGAAAGCCGGGTCGATGATCGCCTATACCGGCGACCTCTCGTTCACCGGCCAGGCGAGCCCCGAAGGCGGCATCACAGGATTCATCAAGGAGGCCGCAACTGGCGAGGGCACACCGATCATGCGCGTCGAGGGATCCGGGAACCTCTATCTCGCCGACCAGGAGAAGGAAGTCCAGATCCTCCGACTCGGCGACGGGGAGTCGATCACTGTCAACGGCGAGGACGTCTTGGCCTTCGAGTCGGGGTTGTCCTACGAAATCACCGAGATCGACAGCCTTGCCGGGGCCTTCGCCGGCGGCTTCACCAACGTGGCGCTCGAAGGTCCGGGCCACGTCGCCCTAACAACCCACGGGGATCCGGTCGTGATGGAGCCACCCGTCACGACCGATCCGGGCGCGACAGTCGCCTGGAGCGCGACGACGCCGGACGTCGAGGTCAACACGAACGTCTCGGACATGATCGGCCAGGAGTCCGGCGAGCGCTTCCAAATGGAGTTCGCCGATCCCGGCGGTTTCGTCGTCGTCCAGCCGTACGAGGAACACGCCTGA
- a CDS encoding sensor histidine kinase, giving the protein MTEDNTTMEPFPIDQWPDPVCCFEIDTGTPVVEAVNGAFETTFGSITPGEPVRTVFEAVDLSIVLGTNNRAVIGTEDDRLIVETGKVGSEAKSGDQYLLRVVPSDGDVGGVLLFNPLPAGVAREPSEVGLDHVASVISHDLRNPLDVAKARLRAARETGEAEHFEHVSDAHDRMERIIEDVLTLARGSDVVQPDEVVDLGSAAKAAWNVVETDAATIVIEESLPTVVGDPDRLGRLFENLFRNAVEHGGSGVTVTVGPLEETTGFYVADDGRGIPPEQRDRVFDPGFSTDNHGTGLGLSIVARIVDLHGWSVEITDTASGGARFEITGIEAR; this is encoded by the coding sequence ATGACTGAGGACAACACGACGATGGAGCCGTTCCCCATTGATCAGTGGCCCGATCCGGTCTGTTGCTTTGAGATCGACACCGGAACCCCGGTGGTTGAAGCGGTGAATGGGGCCTTCGAGACGACTTTCGGGTCCATAACGCCGGGTGAACCAGTGAGAACAGTGTTCGAGGCGGTCGATCTGTCGATCGTGTTGGGTACGAACAATAGGGCTGTAATTGGGACGGAAGACGACCGGCTTATCGTCGAAACTGGAAAGGTAGGCTCCGAGGCCAAGTCAGGGGACCAGTATCTCCTACGGGTCGTCCCGTCAGACGGGGACGTCGGTGGGGTACTCCTGTTCAATCCCCTTCCGGCCGGGGTCGCTCGAGAGCCCAGTGAGGTCGGACTCGATCACGTAGCGAGCGTGATCAGTCACGACCTACGAAACCCCCTAGACGTCGCCAAAGCTCGCTTGCGGGCCGCTCGGGAAACCGGCGAGGCAGAACACTTCGAGCACGTTTCCGACGCCCACGATCGGATGGAACGGATCATCGAGGACGTACTGACGCTGGCCAGGGGATCCGACGTGGTCCAGCCCGACGAGGTAGTCGATCTCGGATCTGCCGCGAAGGCGGCGTGGAACGTCGTCGAGACCGACGCCGCCACCATCGTCATCGAGGAATCGCTGCCCACTGTCGTTGGTGATCCCGATCGCCTGGGACGGCTCTTCGAGAATCTCTTCCGGAATGCCGTCGAGCACGGTGGGTCCGGCGTGACCGTCACTGTCGGTCCGCTCGAGGAAACAACGGGCTTCTACGTTGCCGACGATGGGCGCGGAATTCCGCCGGAACAGCGAGATCGGGTCTTCGATCCCGGATTCAGCACCGACAATCACGGGACGGGGCTCGGCCTGTCGATCGTCGCCCGGATCGTCGATCTGCACGGCTGGTCGGTGGAAATCACTGACACCGCAAGCGGGGGCGCTCGCTTCGAGATCACTGGGATTGAAGCCCGTTGA
- a CDS encoding ArsR/SmtB family transcription factor codes for MKKRRSRSTRQPSPPDGATDRNRGNGCEPDTVSSGTLLALLGDEYVRELLTLLVERPQTGRELAATTEMSRPTIYRRLERLREHGLVRTEMQIDLDGHHRKRFHPTVGRLDFEVGPDGIDASAENTADDRS; via the coding sequence GTGAAGAAAAGACGATCACGATCGACACGGCAGCCCTCGCCACCCGATGGGGCTACCGATCGCAACCGTGGAAACGGATGCGAGCCGGACACAGTCTCGAGCGGGACACTACTCGCGTTGCTCGGGGACGAGTACGTCCGCGAGCTGCTGACGCTGTTGGTTGAGCGGCCACAAACGGGCCGGGAACTGGCGGCGACGACCGAGATGTCTCGTCCGACGATTTACCGACGGCTCGAACGGCTCCGCGAGCACGGACTCGTCCGGACGGAGATGCAGATTGATCTTGACGGCCACCACCGAAAGCGCTTCCACCCCACTGTCGGCAGGCTTGACTTCGAGGTCGGTCCCGACGGGATCGACGCGAGTGCGGAAAACACGGCCGACGATCGATCCTGA
- a CDS encoding A/G-specific adenine glycosylase: protein MSEPAVDFPENRDAIRAALIEWYEADHREYPWRETDDPYAILVSEVMSQQTQLDRVVDAWADFLDRWPTVADLASADRADVVAFWSAHSLGYNNRAKYLHEAANQVCEEYDGEFPESSEELSELMGVGPYTANAVASFAFNNGDAVVDTNVKRVLYRAFSIPDEDAAFEDAATTLMPGGESRVWNNAIMELGGVACEKTPACDEAGCPWREWCDAYQTGDFTAPDVPTQPSFEGSRRQMRGRVIGALKEHDRLAVDDLGPKVRVDYAPAGEYGREWLRSLLKDLSEDGLVETSQQDEKTVVRLQR, encoded by the coding sequence ATGAGCGAGCCCGCCGTCGACTTTCCCGAGAATCGCGACGCGATCAGAGCGGCCCTGATCGAGTGGTACGAAGCCGATCACCGCGAATATCCCTGGCGGGAGACCGACGATCCCTACGCGATCCTCGTCTCGGAAGTGATGAGCCAGCAAACTCAGCTCGATCGCGTCGTCGACGCCTGGGCGGACTTCCTCGATCGATGGCCGACGGTCGCCGACCTGGCGAGTGCGGACCGGGCCGACGTGGTCGCCTTCTGGTCGGCACACAGCCTCGGGTACAACAACCGCGCGAAATACCTCCACGAGGCTGCGAACCAGGTCTGCGAGGAGTACGACGGCGAGTTTCCCGAATCGTCGGAGGAACTGTCCGAGCTCATGGGCGTCGGTCCCTACACCGCCAACGCGGTCGCGAGTTTCGCGTTCAACAACGGCGACGCGGTCGTGGACACCAACGTCAAGCGCGTGTTGTATCGAGCATTTTCGATCCCCGACGAGGACGCGGCGTTCGAAGACGCGGCGACGACGCTCATGCCCGGCGGAGAGTCGAGAGTCTGGAACAACGCGATCATGGAGCTCGGCGGCGTGGCCTGCGAGAAGACGCCCGCGTGTGACGAGGCAGGGTGCCCCTGGCGCGAGTGGTGTGACGCCTACCAGACCGGTGACTTCACGGCACCCGACGTGCCGACTCAGCCGAGTTTCGAGGGGAGTCGCCGACAGATGCGAGGGCGCGTGATCGGCGCGCTCAAAGAACACGATCGCCTAGCTGTTGATGATCTCGGGCCGAAAGTCCGGGTTGACTACGCGCCGGCGGGCGAGTACGGCCGCGAGTGGCTGCGGAGTCTCCTCAAAGATCTGTCCGAGGACGGACTCGTCGAGACGAGTCAACAGGACGAAAAGACTGTGGTCAGATTACAGCGCTGA
- a CDS encoding PadR family transcriptional regulator: protein MYDLTGFQRDLLYVIAGEEEPHGLAIKEELENYYEKEIHHGRLYPNLDTLVDKGLVEKGQRDRRTNYYSLTRRGRREIEARRDWEEQYVDL from the coding sequence ATGTACGACCTGACAGGATTTCAGCGAGACCTCCTATATGTCATCGCCGGCGAGGAGGAACCGCACGGCCTCGCGATCAAAGAAGAACTCGAGAACTACTACGAGAAAGAGATCCATCACGGCCGTCTCTATCCGAATCTGGATACGCTCGTCGACAAGGGACTGGTCGAGAAGGGGCAGCGCGACCGACGGACGAACTACTACAGCCTGACTCGGCGCGGGCGTCGCGAGATCGAGGCGCGTCGCGACTGGGAAGAACAGTACGTCGACCTCTAG